One Bacteroidales bacterium DNA segment encodes these proteins:
- the rlmF gene encoding 23S rRNA (adenine(1618)-N(6))-methyltransferase RlmF gives MEKKKKTHPKEKPRLHIRSKHRKRYDFKQLIESCPDLAQFVKLNIYNDESIDFFDPEAVKMLNTALLKHYYAIENWDIPEGYLVPPIPGRADYIHHIADILSSKNFGNIPKGKHIKCLDIGTGANCIYPIIGNAEYEWTFVGTEIDPVAIESANKIIDSNSSLIGNIEIRLQANPKDIFFGAIQKEERFDLSICNPPFHASQEEAQKGSLRKLSNLTHEKVTGVSRNFGGQSHELWCDGGEEKFIKNMIRESKHFANSCFWFSTLVSKKSNLKNAYNALKKEEAVEVKTIPMGQGNKGSRLIAWTFLSPEEQQEWIKTRWT, from the coding sequence ATGGAAAAGAAAAAGAAGACTCACCCGAAAGAGAAACCACGTTTACATATAAGGAGTAAACATCGCAAACGTTATGATTTTAAACAGCTTATTGAAAGCTGCCCTGATTTAGCTCAATTTGTAAAGTTAAATATTTATAATGATGAATCGATTGATTTTTTCGATCCGGAAGCAGTAAAAATGCTAAATACGGCTTTATTGAAGCATTATTATGCGATAGAAAATTGGGATATACCAGAAGGATATTTAGTTCCACCCATTCCGGGTCGTGCCGATTATATCCACCATATTGCCGACATTTTGAGTAGCAAAAACTTTGGGAATATACCCAAAGGCAAGCATATAAAATGTCTCGATATCGGAACTGGCGCCAATTGTATTTATCCTATTATTGGAAATGCAGAGTATGAATGGACATTTGTGGGCACTGAAATTGATCCTGTGGCAATAGAATCTGCAAATAAAATCATTGATAGTAACTCTTCCTTAATAGGAAATATTGAAATCCGATTGCAAGCCAATCCAAAAGACATTTTTTTTGGAGCTATTCAAAAGGAGGAACGCTTTGATTTGAGTATTTGCAATCCACCTTTTCATGCTTCGCAAGAAGAAGCTCAAAAGGGAAGTTTAAGAAAACTAAGCAACCTCACTCACGAAAAAGTTACAGGAGTAAGTCGTAATTTTGGTGGACAAAGCCATGAGTTATGGTGCGATGGAGGCGAAGAAAAGTTTATCAAAAATATGATTCGGGAGAGTAAGCATTTTGCGAATTCCTGTTTTTGGTTTTCTACCTTAGTATCAAAGAAATCCAACTTGAAAAATGCTTATAATGCTCTTAAAAAAGAAGAAGCGGTAGAGGTAAAAACTATTCCTATGGGACAAGGGAATAAGGGTTCTCGACTTATTGCTTGGACTTTTTTAAGTCCTGAAGAACAACAAGAGTGGATTAAAACAAGATGGACGTAA